The proteins below are encoded in one region of Podarcis raffonei isolate rPodRaf1 chromosome 8, rPodRaf1.pri, whole genome shotgun sequence:
- the LOC128419799 gene encoding somatostatin-2-like: protein MQLVARLIAVLLLVWSMRASALPGEDKFSVQSSREQTKARKGLILKMLADLLDGVDVSRDGTASSDAEDLFESNLEEEPSVLGRLPQLTQRDRKAPCKNFFWKTFTAC, encoded by the exons ATGCAGCTGGTGGCCAGGCTGATCGCTGTTCTGTTGCTGGTGTGGAGCATGAGAGCATCCGCCTTGCCTGGGGAGGATAAGTTTTCTGTACAGAGCAGCAGG GAGCAAACCAAAGCCCGAAAAGGTCTGATcctgaaaatgctggcagatcTACTGGATGGGGTGGACGTGAGCCGTGATGGGACGGCTTCCTCCGATGCGGAAGACCTGTTCGAAAGCAACCTGGAGGAAGAGCCCTCTGTGTTGGGGAGGTTACCCCAGCTCACCCAGAGGGATCGCAAAGCCCCCTGTAAAAACTTCTTCTGGAAAACGTTCACTGCCTGCTAA